One Sodalinema gerasimenkoae IPPAS B-353 DNA segment encodes these proteins:
- a CDS encoding ATP-binding protein — MVLGVVLGVVLGVAFGVAFGVAYFLGLFRIYFWLPEVLWMMGLQGLVRKGEEAQWLRYLPPYFDQVIFLPLPFLTEFLIEAYGQSPQATQDTLDYLSSSTNQQRVVLEAMVGIAADSTRRCDRLSDIANIVDTLAWIPSPPPRQLGSILPSLLDISRDVRAAQQGSSPYRKVELLREPIEKLQTLQQSLNLPDNAKIAPLFGATVQRWQGLVNQAKRSWGEEANRRGEIPPAYITGSALDPRTSEGRFKGRQDIFEALETVALADQAPILLLYGGRRTGKTSALKYLPRRVGSDLIPLLVDCQGIAEATSLPGVAEGFAAQITKSARVNRNLQLPAINREELEVDPFRELRRWFKRIETTVQQKRFLLCLDEFERLREVVAATNSRVPLNFLRSTFQNHERWVVLFSGSHTLDELEDYWSDYLINSQSLRMTYLRETEARELICHPVSEFPEIYEPEAVNRILHWTRCQPYLTQLVCTVLVDRLNQERSGRSEDNSPLRKATAADIDAVVADALEMAKGYFNELWTRSLSEAERDCIRELFSTDAVTVNSKVQRKLIEREILTREGDNFCFQVPLIERFCRERVQDESI; from the coding sequence GTGGTGCTCGGCGTGGTGCTCGGCGTGGTGCTCGGCGTGGCGTTCGGCGTGGCGTTCGGCGTGGCGTATTTCTTAGGCTTATTTCGCATTTACTTTTGGTTGCCCGAAGTTCTCTGGATGATGGGACTGCAAGGACTTGTCCGGAAGGGAGAAGAAGCGCAATGGTTACGATACTTACCCCCTTACTTCGATCAAGTTATTTTTCTGCCCCTGCCGTTTCTAACTGAATTTCTGATTGAGGCTTATGGCCAAAGTCCCCAGGCGACTCAGGACACCCTCGACTATCTGTCGAGTTCCACGAACCAGCAACGAGTTGTCCTTGAGGCTATGGTGGGGATTGCCGCTGATTCCACCCGTCGCTGCGATCGCCTCAGTGACATTGCCAACATTGTCGACACCCTGGCCTGGATTCCCTCCCCACCTCCCCGCCAACTGGGGTCTATCCTCCCCAGTCTCTTGGATATTAGTCGTGATGTCCGCGCCGCTCAACAGGGGAGTTCTCCCTACCGCAAAGTGGAACTCCTCAGAGAACCTATTGAGAAACTGCAAACCCTGCAACAATCCCTAAACCTGCCGGACAATGCCAAAATCGCCCCCCTCTTTGGCGCTACTGTACAGCGTTGGCAAGGACTGGTAAATCAGGCAAAACGCAGTTGGGGAGAAGAGGCAAACCGTCGGGGTGAGATTCCCCCAGCTTATATCACTGGATCTGCCCTCGACCCCAGAACCTCCGAGGGACGGTTTAAAGGTCGTCAGGATATCTTCGAGGCCCTAGAAACCGTTGCCCTAGCTGATCAAGCCCCCATTTTGCTCCTCTATGGGGGACGACGCACAGGCAAAACCTCCGCTTTGAAATATCTGCCCCGGCGAGTGGGGAGCGATCTGATTCCCCTCCTGGTTGACTGTCAGGGTATTGCCGAAGCCACCAGCCTGCCGGGGGTGGCAGAAGGCTTTGCGGCACAAATCACCAAGTCGGCCCGGGTTAACCGTAACCTACAACTGCCAGCCATTAACCGAGAGGAACTGGAGGTCGATCCCTTTCGGGAACTGCGGCGTTGGTTCAAGCGGATTGAAACGACGGTTCAACAAAAACGCTTTCTCCTCTGCTTGGATGAATTTGAACGACTCCGGGAAGTGGTGGCGGCCACCAACAGTCGAGTTCCGCTCAACTTTCTGCGTAGTACCTTCCAGAATCATGAGCGTTGGGTAGTGCTGTTTAGTGGTTCTCATACCCTTGATGAGTTAGAGGACTATTGGAGTGACTATCTCATCAATAGCCAATCCCTGCGAATGACCTATCTACGAGAGACGGAGGCCCGGGAGTTAATCTGTCATCCAGTGTCAGAGTTCCCGGAGATTTACGAACCAGAGGCGGTGAATCGGATTCTTCACTGGACTCGGTGCCAACCCTATTTAACGCAATTAGTTTGTACGGTATTGGTCGATCGCCTCAATCAAGAGCGTTCTGGCCGGTCTGAGGACAATTCACCGCTGAGAAAGGCCACGGCTGCTGACATTGATGCTGTGGTTGCTGATGCCTTGGAAATGGCAAAAGGCTATTTTAACGAGTTATGGACGCGCAGTTTAAGTGAGGCGGAACGGGACTGTATCCGAGAACTCTTCAGCACCGATGCGGTTACGGTCAATTCTAAAGTCCAACGCAAGCTAATCGAGCGCGAAATTTTGACACGGGAGGGGGATAATTTCTGTTTTCAGGTTCCTCTAATTGAACGGTTTTGTCGGGAACGGGTGCAGGATGAATCCATTTAA
- a CDS encoding ATP-binding protein: MTADCPFIAGSMIKDPRFFVGRQQELDLILNRMIGTQPTSISLVGAKCIGKSSLLYHLYQTYEERLESKGINPKHYAMVYLSVKAYDSEPKLYEDIADKLIDALPKHKILQWPRSQLDHVKSRLEARPLNRHSFSQAIRDCTELGVLPVLCLDSFDDLCKKTESFDLEFYENLRSLIDYNDLMLIMASRQSLDKLLPKLYYTSFFGNIGHSITLEELTKVEAKAVARLPESTSDDAVPALSDYQQKLTLNWGKCHPYLLQLAADSLWTAQQQGLSGKWAKQYFDRNAKTLSSTGFQWMGLGVTLGWIVWNFPRRLGVWAGFLGSQRKEFKQWAVGMVILIIFISGVSGRVSWDEIQEWLSKFFK, from the coding sequence ATGACTGCGGATTGTCCTTTCATTGCCGGCTCAATGATTAAAGACCCTCGCTTTTTCGTGGGCCGGCAGCAAGAACTCGATCTGATCCTCAACCGCATGATTGGCACTCAACCCACCAGCATTAGTCTAGTAGGAGCCAAGTGCATCGGTAAATCCTCTTTGCTCTATCATCTCTATCAGACTTACGAGGAGAGACTGGAAAGTAAAGGGATAAATCCTAAACACTATGCGATGGTCTATCTCTCCGTCAAAGCCTACGACTCAGAACCTAAGTTATACGAGGATATTGCCGATAAACTTATCGATGCCCTACCAAAGCACAAAATACTTCAGTGGCCGAGGTCTCAACTAGATCACGTCAAGTCCCGATTGGAAGCCAGACCCCTCAATCGCCATAGTTTTTCGCAAGCCATTCGTGACTGTACAGAATTAGGAGTTTTGCCTGTTTTATGCTTAGACTCATTTGATGATTTATGCAAGAAAACAGAAAGCTTTGATTTGGAATTTTATGAGAATTTACGGTCGCTAATAGACTACAATGATCTGATGTTGATCATGGCTAGCCGTCAGTCCTTGGACAAGCTTTTACCCAAGCTTTACTATACCTCATTTTTTGGAAATATTGGGCATAGCATAACTCTGGAAGAGTTGACAAAGGTTGAAGCTAAAGCGGTTGCTCGTTTGCCTGAATCGACCTCAGATGATGCCGTTCCGGCGTTAAGTGACTACCAGCAAAAACTGACCCTAAACTGGGGAAAGTGCCATCCGTATCTCTTACAACTGGCGGCAGATTCTCTCTGGACTGCTCAACAACAGGGTTTGTCGGGAAAATGGGCAAAACAATACTTCGATCGTAACGCTAAAACATTATCCTCCACGGGCTTTCAATGGATGGGTTTAGGTGTAACCTTAGGATGGATTGTTTGGAACTTTCCTCGACGGCTGGGAGTCTGGGCTGGGTTTCTCGGCAGTCAGCGTAAAGAATTTAAACAGTGGGCTGTGGGAATGGTTATCCTAATTATCTTCATATCGGGAGTCTCAGGGAGGGTTTCCTGGGATGAGATTCAAGAATGGCTATCTAAGTTTTTCAAGTAG